The genomic DNA GCCGTTCCGACCTGCAGGCCCAGGCCCCACTCCGGGACAATGATCGAGCCATAATTGACATGCACCCGGGTTCCCATGTGGGCATTGACCCCGAAATCCTGAGGCTGCTTGGAACCTTCCAGCCCGGCGAAGAATTCCAGAACATCCATCCAACTGCTTTCGCAGCAGTTCTCCAGGCACTCATCATAACTGACATTCGTCAATAATTCAGACTCAATACTTTCAGCAAAACCGGACTGGCAAATTGATGAAACTGACATGTAAACAACTGCAATTATAAACGCACGCATCACACTATCCGTATTTACTAGGGAAAAACCCTGGCCATTGAATAACCATTATTTTCCATCGGCCAGTTGCAATTGGTAAAAATTGAATTTTTTGATTCAATTCATGCGTCCGCTACAATCGTTAAACTCGCAAAAGATGTGGTCTTGTGTATACACTCCGCTAAGTGCGGCTGAATGCAGGTATCTGAAGAAAGGGCACAAAAAAACGCTCGTCCTCAAAGATTGAGGGCGAGCGTTTCAATTGGATACCGAAGGCGGGACTCGAACCCGCACGGGGTTTACCCCCATCGGATTTTGAATCCGACGCGTCTGCCATTCCGCCACTTCGGCTCTGTGCAAGAGTCGAAAACTAACGTATTTTCTGCGAAACTACAAGCATAAATGCTGAATGGATCGGGTTAGATCGTTCAGTTCATGTTCGATACATCAATCCATATTATGTTCATCGATTTCTGCCATTCCCTTTCGTAGTGACTCGATGCGGATTATTGTGAGGAGACCATCGGTCGAATGACCAATGGAATAACTCGATGATTTCAACACTCAGGAATTCTTATCGATGAATTTACTCTCATTTATCTTCTGTCTGATGGCTGCTCTGGCTTCTTGTTCGAACTCGACTGCCAGTGAGCAGCCGAACATTATTTTTATCCTCTCGGATGATATCGCTCAGGGAGATCTGGGTTGCTACGGTCAGAAACGGATTCAAACTCCCCATTTGGATCAGATGGCTGCCGAAGGGACACGTTACCTGCAGGCTTATTGTGGAACGTCTGTCTGTGCGCCATCTCGTTCTTCCCTGATGACGGGCCTGCATATGGGACATTGTCCGATTCGAGCGAATCGCGAGATTCAGCCGGAAGGTCAAATGCCAATGCCGGCCAACACTTATACGGTTGCAAAGCATCTTAAATCTCAGGGTTATGCCACTGCCTGCATCGGCAAGTGGGGCATGGGCATGTTCGATACCACGGGTAGCCCAGCCAAGTTGGGGTTCGATCATTTTTATGGATACAACTGCCAGCGACACGCTCACAGTTACTTCCCGACTTATCTCTACAACGACGACCAACGTTTCGAACTTCCCGGTAACACCGGCAAACCGGGGCGGGGGAAATCTTATGCTCAAAATTATCTTGCTGATGAAACGATTCGCTGGATCGACGAGCAGGATGCCAGCCCCTTCTTTTTATTTTATGCAGCGACCTTGCCGCATGGACGTTATGAGATCGATGATCAGGGAATTTATTCTGAAAAAGACTGGAGCGAGTTGCAAAAGAACTACGCGGCTATGGTCACTCGCTTCGACAGCGATGTCGGACGCATTCTCGATCTGCTGCGAAAAAAAGGGATCGCCAAAAACACATTGGTCATCTTCTCCGGCGATAATGGTTCGTCATTTAATCCCAATTCCGAAATTGGAAAACTGTTTGATCAGACTATGGATGGTCAATTGCGTGGCTACAAACGAGGCATGTATGAAGGAGCCTTACGCCAGGCGGCCATTTCCTGGTGGCCGGGTACCGTGCCCGCCGGTCGTGTCACTGAAGAGCCCTGGGCCTTCTGGGATTTTCTCCCGACCGTTGTCGAATTAACGAATTCCGAACTTCCAGGTGATGTTCGTTCTGATGGAAAGTCGCTGGTCAGTTTTCTCAAAGGGGGATCTGCTCCCGAACGTGATTATTTTTACTGGGAATTGCATGAAGGAAAATCGATTCAGGCGATTCGTTTCGCTAACTGGAAAGCCGTCCGCAATGGACCGTCTCTGCCGATCGAACTGTATAATCTCGAAACAGATACTGGAGAAGAACACAATCTTGCAAATGAGAAACCAGATCTTGTCAAAAAAGCAGAACGCATGATGGCCGATGCTCGCGAAGAAGATCCCAATTGGCCACTACGAGATGCGAAGCCAAAGCGTAAACCGAATTAGTGGCTAGTGAAAAGAACCCTCAACTCTTAACTTTCAACTCTCAACACTCCCCAGGAAAGAATCGAAATGTCTGGACGCCCTCCTATGCCCTCGACCCCGCAAGAAGAGCCAAGTATCAAATTGCACGAAGGCTGGCATTGTCTGCACATTTATTATCAGGTGAATCAACGGGAGTTGAAGAACCTGTCCAAAAAACAGTGTCGACGAGGCATTCAGCAGGTTATCGAAATCCTGAATCCAGAACGTGCTGGAGTTCCAGAACGGATGCAGGTGTTTGCCACTTCCGGGCATCGGGCAGACCTGGGATTGATGCTGATGGATCCTGATCCGCTGGTGATTGACACGATCTGTCAGGAACTCCGTTCTTCCGAACTGGGAACGGTTTTGCAGCCGACGTATTCGTTCGTCTCTTTGACGGAAATTTCCGAGTATGTGCCGACTCTCGAACAGTTCTCTGAAAAACTGATTCGCGAAGGGGCCAATCCTGAAGACGACATGTTCAAAGCTCGTGTTCGCGGCTACGAACAACGTCTGCCGGCTATGAACAAGCAACGAATCTATCCCGAAATCCCACCATACCCCGTGCACTGTTTTTACCCGATGAACAAGATTCGTGATCCGCACGCGAACTGGTTCGATCTGCCGTTCAGTGCCCGTTCGGAATTGATGGCCGAGCATGCCACTTCGGGAATCAAATTCGCCGGGAAAGTATCCCAGTTGATCACTGCATCCACCGGATTTGACGACTGGGAATGGGGCGTCACCTTGTGGGCCCGTAATCCGATTCACGTGAAAGATATCGTCTATACGATGCGATTCGACAAAGCCTCTGCCCGTTACGCGGAATTCGGTCCGTTTTACATCGGCTATGTCATGTCAGCAGCTGAGGTTCTGAAGCATGTGCGGATTGATGCCTGAGAATGCATAGATCACACATTGCTGACAGACACCGGCTTGAGTAAATGACTCTGAGGTAGGGTGGGGCCTGCCCCACCATGCTGGTGGGATGGGTTCCTGTTTTGATTGTTATGATATTGAATACATCAATTGTAACCGTTCATGAATCTTAGTGGATTCGAGCGTTCATTCTTTGTATTCCAATAACAAGGGAGGGTGGCGGGGGCGCTCTCGCAGAGAAGCCCCCGAGACATTGAACGATCGGGGGCTTCCGCTGAAGCGGAGCGCCCCCGCCACCCGCAATTTTAGGCTCAGTTCAAGTGCTTTCTGGCAGAGAGCGTACAACCACGCGTCGTCCGCGAACTTCAATAATTTCCACTGGAGATTTCGCGGCGATGTAAGGGCCTTGCGTGACGACATCGACGAGTTCATTCTCGAATCGAGCTTTGCCGGAAGGTCGGAGAATCGTCGTGGCCACTCCCTGCTTCCCGACGAATAAGCCAGACTTTCCATCTGCAAGATCAGGGCGCAATTGTAGAGTGTCGGTATCTCCAGCATGCTTCCGAATTGGTGGGACTAATACGATGTGCCTCAACAGTGGGATTTGAGGCAAATACTTATTGATAAACATCGACGAGACAATCACCGCCGCGAGCGGAACGAGAAGTATCGTGACCGCCTCCACAAACTTCTGAGAGTTCACTTCCGGCTCGATATTATTGAAGGTTTCGCTGGCCAGAATCAGCGAAAGGACCATCAGCAAGCCTCCCGAAACGCCAAAGACACCAAAGCCCGGGATGACGAATATTTCCATCAGAATGCAGGCGATGCCCATCATGAATAACACGATTTCCAGCCCGGTCGCTGTCCCTCCGAGATAACGACTCCAGAAGAAAATCCCAAAACAGAGAGCCGAACAGATCCCGAAAATTCCCACCATAAAATGCAGTTCGATATAAATGCAGATGATCGCCACAAACAGGAGAAAACCTGTAATGAATGGATCGTTTAGCAGGTAAATCAGGGAATCAACCCAAGTGCGGCCGACAGCATCGAGTTCAACATCAGCGGGGATGTTGAGTCGATCTTTGAGATCATCGAGATCGTTCACGACACCTGCCGCGATTTTTAATTCGACTGCTCGATCATCCTGCAAAGTCAGCAGCAGTCCCTTAGCCGACTCGGGGACAATTGGACCTTTAATCCATTCGCCGTTGGACTTCTCGATATCGGCTTCGGTGAGATACCAGACACGACCTGTCTCTCGATGCGTCACCTGAAAGACTTCGAGGTCTTTGAACGACATCGCCTCAAG from Rubinisphaera italica includes the following:
- the hemQ gene encoding hydrogen peroxide-dependent heme synthase, which gives rise to MSGRPPMPSTPQEEPSIKLHEGWHCLHIYYQVNQRELKNLSKKQCRRGIQQVIEILNPERAGVPERMQVFATSGHRADLGLMLMDPDPLVIDTICQELRSSELGTVLQPTYSFVSLTEISEYVPTLEQFSEKLIREGANPEDDMFKARVRGYEQRLPAMNKQRIYPEIPPYPVHCFYPMNKIRDPHANWFDLPFSARSELMAEHATSGIKFAGKVSQLITASTGFDDWEWGVTLWARNPIHVKDIVYTMRFDKASARYAEFGPFYIGYVMSAAEVLKHVRIDA
- a CDS encoding arylsulfatase — protein: MNLLSFIFCLMAALASCSNSTASEQPNIIFILSDDIAQGDLGCYGQKRIQTPHLDQMAAEGTRYLQAYCGTSVCAPSRSSLMTGLHMGHCPIRANREIQPEGQMPMPANTYTVAKHLKSQGYATACIGKWGMGMFDTTGSPAKLGFDHFYGYNCQRHAHSYFPTYLYNDDQRFELPGNTGKPGRGKSYAQNYLADETIRWIDEQDASPFFLFYAATLPHGRYEIDDQGIYSEKDWSELQKNYAAMVTRFDSDVGRILDLLRKKGIAKNTLVIFSGDNGSSFNPNSEIGKLFDQTMDGQLRGYKRGMYEGALRQAAISWWPGTVPAGRVTEEPWAFWDFLPTVVELTNSELPGDVRSDGKSLVSFLKGGSAPERDYFYWELHEGKSIQAIRFANWKAVRNGPSLPIELYNLETDTGEEHNLANEKPDLVKKAERMMADAREEDPNWPLRDAKPKRKPN